The Miltoncostaea oceani genome includes a region encoding these proteins:
- a CDS encoding ABC transporter permease subunit, whose translation MSTTAPPPLPPPQQLPPPEPGDRGGLYGLLAPRAGGVLTAIATTVLAFLIGGVVVAATGHNPLTTYKGIFNGTGLNWFFPWVQGIEREAAAFNLQQTLIITTTLIFTSLAVAFAFRCGLFNIGGQGQWTVGAVVSVWVGSSWAGLAGPAHIVLAMVLAALAGALWAGIAGILKATVGAHEVITTIMLNWVAYWVGSYLFGIGGPLQNDVNPSVPISNDIVDDAKLPVIWGDELLQGLHLGIVLAIFALVAYWAILNRTTLGFRVRAVGRNPEAARYGGISVGRSYFLAMAISGAFAGLGGAMDILGWQYRLGTLDVQFSDIGFIGIACALLGRNTAIGTAFASLLFGALLYGTSTRSLDPEVFAPQLAGNLTTMIQALVLLFIGLDVLILWLWNRRGRPIPNLRMPTFRRRGRMPATARVAALQATEIELPAAPPLSARLGAWARDRVPTAERAIGLAGIFLAVVAFVVAVPPFTVRQPAVPIVIGLIALALAGWTAWRGPRRMGGIGIGLALIGGTLGVMATQSSVSNLESVFVWSALTASMLRFATPLIFAALGGLFSERSGVVNIGLEGMLLVGAFFGILGADKFGSWVAGVILAVIAGAVLAGIHAVASIHFRADQILSGTAIWFLAVGLTGYLFVDIYGPEGTPGGIPQIPDVHLAFLDDVPFFGRAFGTMNLLIWVALIMVPVSYYVLFRTPFGLRLRSVGEHPRAAETVGLSVYGIRYTAVLLSGVLAALGGAFLSIGFVNSFSENMTAGSGFIALAALIFGNWRPKGLFLACLLFGASSAIAQRLPVYSDSLAILFEALPYVLTLIAVAGIIGRPKPPAAVGIPYVRS comes from the coding sequence GTGAGCACCACCGCCCCGCCGCCGCTGCCGCCGCCGCAGCAGCTCCCCCCGCCGGAGCCCGGCGACCGCGGCGGCCTCTACGGGCTGCTCGCGCCGCGCGCCGGGGGCGTGCTCACCGCGATCGCGACGACGGTCCTCGCGTTCCTGATCGGCGGCGTCGTCGTCGCCGCGACGGGCCACAACCCGCTGACGACCTACAAGGGGATCTTCAACGGGACCGGCCTCAACTGGTTCTTCCCGTGGGTGCAGGGCATCGAGCGCGAGGCCGCCGCGTTCAACCTGCAGCAGACGCTGATCATCACGACGACGCTGATCTTCACGTCGCTCGCGGTGGCCTTCGCGTTCCGCTGCGGGCTCTTCAACATCGGCGGCCAGGGCCAGTGGACCGTCGGCGCGGTGGTGTCGGTGTGGGTCGGGTCGTCGTGGGCGGGCCTCGCGGGGCCGGCGCACATCGTCCTGGCGATGGTGCTCGCCGCCCTCGCCGGGGCCCTGTGGGCGGGCATCGCCGGGATCCTGAAGGCCACCGTCGGCGCCCACGAGGTGATCACCACGATCATGCTCAACTGGGTCGCCTACTGGGTCGGGTCGTACCTGTTCGGCATCGGCGGCCCGCTGCAGAACGACGTCAACCCGAGCGTCCCGATCTCGAACGACATCGTCGACGACGCGAAGCTCCCCGTCATCTGGGGCGACGAGCTCCTGCAGGGCCTGCACCTCGGGATCGTCCTCGCGATCTTCGCGCTCGTCGCCTACTGGGCGATCCTCAACCGCACCACCCTCGGCTTCCGCGTCCGCGCCGTCGGGCGCAACCCCGAGGCCGCCCGCTACGGCGGCATCAGCGTCGGCCGCAGCTACTTCCTCGCCATGGCCATCAGCGGCGCGTTCGCGGGGCTCGGCGGCGCGATGGACATCCTCGGCTGGCAGTACCGCCTCGGAACGCTCGACGTGCAGTTCTCGGACATCGGCTTCATCGGCATCGCCTGCGCCCTGCTCGGCCGCAACACCGCGATCGGGACGGCCTTCGCGTCGCTCCTGTTCGGCGCCCTGCTGTACGGCACCTCCACCCGGAGCCTCGACCCCGAGGTCTTCGCGCCGCAGCTCGCCGGCAACCTGACGACGATGATCCAGGCGCTGGTGCTGCTGTTCATCGGCCTGGACGTCCTGATCCTCTGGCTCTGGAACCGCCGCGGACGGCCGATACCGAACCTGCGGATGCCCACGTTCCGCCGGCGCGGCAGGATGCCGGCGACCGCCCGGGTGGCGGCCCTGCAGGCCACCGAGATCGAGCTGCCCGCCGCGCCGCCCCTGTCCGCGCGCCTCGGCGCGTGGGCGCGCGACCGGGTGCCGACCGCCGAGCGCGCGATCGGGCTCGCGGGGATCTTCCTCGCCGTCGTGGCGTTCGTGGTCGCCGTGCCGCCGTTCACGGTGCGCCAGCCGGCCGTGCCGATCGTCATCGGCCTGATCGCCCTCGCCCTCGCGGGGTGGACGGCGTGGCGCGGCCCGCGGCGGATGGGCGGGATCGGGATCGGCCTCGCCCTGATCGGCGGCACCCTCGGCGTGATGGCGACCCAGTCGAGCGTCTCCAACCTGGAGTCGGTCTTCGTGTGGTCGGCGCTGACGGCGTCGATGCTCCGCTTCGCCACACCGCTGATCTTCGCGGCGCTCGGCGGCCTCTTCTCGGAGCGCAGCGGCGTCGTCAACATCGGCCTCGAGGGGATGCTCCTCGTCGGCGCGTTCTTCGGGATCCTCGGCGCCGACAAGTTCGGATCGTGGGTCGCCGGGGTGATCCTCGCGGTCATCGCCGGCGCGGTGCTGGCGGGCATCCACGCCGTCGCCTCCATCCACTTCCGCGCCGACCAGATCCTGAGCGGCACCGCCATCTGGTTCCTGGCGGTCGGCCTGACGGGGTACCTGTTCGTCGACATCTACGGGCCGGAGGGCACCCCCGGCGGCATCCCCCAGATCCCGGACGTCCACCTCGCGTTCCTCGACGACGTCCCGTTCTTCGGCCGCGCCTTCGGGACCATGAACCTGCTGATCTGGGTCGCGCTGATCATGGTGCCCGTCTCGTACTACGTCCTCTTCCGGACGCCGTTCGGGCTGCGCCTGCGGTCGGTCGGCGAGCACCCCCGCGCGGCCGAGACGGTCGGCCTGTCGGTCTACGGGATCCGGTACACGGCGGTGCTCCTGTCCGGCGTCCTCGCGGCGCTCGGCGGCGCCTTCCTGTCGATCGGGTTCGTGAACTCCTTCAGCGAGAACATGACCGCGGGTTCCGGGTTCATCGCCCTCGCCGCGCTGATCTTCGGCAACTGGCGCCCGAAGGGCCTGTTCCTCGCCTGCCTCCTGTTCGGCGCGTCCAGCGCCATCGCGCAGCGGCTGCCGGTCTACTCCGACTCCCTCGCGATCCTCTTCGAGGCGCTCCCCTACGTGCTGACGCTGATCGCCGTCGCCGGCATCATCGGCCGTCCGAAGCCGCCCGCCGCGGTCGGCATCCCCTACGTGCGGAGCTGA
- a CDS encoding FAD binding domain-containing protein → MDTTLQPRDLAEALDLRAAHPEALPLAGGTDLMVEINFDRRRPERIMDLTRLEELATLERDGDDLVIGAGVTHTRLVDSLGALAPGLAIAARTVGSPQIRNRGTIGGNVATASPAGDALPPLVAAGAHVELASATGARSVPIGAFMTGPKRTTLAPDELITAVRLPAARGPQQFAKVGPRNAMVIAVCSFALTLDAEARTVGAAIGSAAPTVVRATAAEEFLTGVLDEGDLWERRTPIGDAAAARFGELVGAAAQPIDDVRGSAAYRRHALAVLGRRTLGWCWEELAA, encoded by the coding sequence TTGGACACCACGCTCCAGCCCCGGGACCTGGCCGAGGCCCTCGACCTGCGCGCCGCCCACCCCGAGGCGCTGCCCCTGGCGGGCGGGACCGACCTGATGGTCGAGATCAACTTCGACCGGCGCCGGCCCGAGCGGATCATGGACCTCACCCGGCTCGAGGAGCTCGCGACGCTGGAGCGCGACGGCGACGACCTCGTCATCGGCGCGGGCGTCACGCACACGCGCCTCGTCGACTCCCTCGGGGCGCTCGCACCCGGCCTCGCGATCGCCGCCCGCACCGTCGGGTCGCCGCAGATCCGCAACCGGGGGACGATCGGCGGGAACGTCGCCACCGCCTCGCCCGCCGGCGACGCGCTGCCGCCGCTGGTGGCGGCGGGCGCGCACGTCGAGCTGGCGTCGGCGACCGGCGCCCGGTCCGTCCCGATCGGCGCGTTCATGACCGGGCCGAAGCGGACGACGCTCGCCCCCGACGAGCTGATCACCGCGGTGCGGCTGCCGGCGGCGCGGGGACCCCAGCAGTTCGCGAAGGTCGGGCCCCGCAACGCCATGGTGATCGCGGTCTGCTCGTTCGCGCTGACGCTCGACGCGGAGGCGCGCACGGTGGGCGCCGCGATCGGCTCGGCGGCCCCGACGGTCGTGCGCGCCACCGCGGCGGAGGAGTTCCTGACCGGGGTCCTCGACGAGGGCGACCTGTGGGAGCGGCGCACGCCGATCGGCGACGCGGCGGCGGCGCGGTTCGGCGAGCTCGTCGGGGCGGCGGCCCAGCCGATCGACGATGTCCGCGGCAGCGCCGCCTACCGCCGCCACGCGCTCGCGGTGCTCGGCCGGCGGACCCTCGGCTGGTGCTGGGAGGAGCTCGCCGCGTGA
- a CDS encoding (2Fe-2S)-binding protein, which produces MRLTLSVNGEVHEVDGLWEGESLMYVLRERLGLPGAKNACEQGECGSCSVTLDGVLVCSCLVLARQAEGRVVTTVEGLAPPGELGVVQQAFVETGAIQCGFCTPGLIMATEDLLRRTPSPGDAEIREALAGNLCRCTGYEKILDAVRLASARSTG; this is translated from the coding sequence GTGAGGCTCACCCTCTCGGTCAACGGCGAGGTGCACGAGGTCGACGGCCTCTGGGAGGGCGAGAGCCTCATGTACGTGCTGCGCGAGCGGCTCGGGCTGCCCGGCGCGAAGAACGCATGCGAGCAGGGAGAGTGCGGCTCGTGCTCGGTCACCCTCGACGGCGTGCTCGTGTGCTCGTGCCTGGTGCTGGCGCGCCAGGCCGAGGGCCGCGTCGTCACGACCGTGGAGGGCCTCGCGCCCCCGGGCGAGCTCGGGGTGGTGCAGCAGGCGTTCGTCGAGACCGGCGCGATCCAGTGCGGCTTCTGCACGCCCGGCCTGATCATGGCCACCGAGGACCTGCTGCGCCGCACCCCCTCCCCCGGCGACGCGGAGATCCGGGAGGCCCTCGCCGGCAACCTCTGCCGCTGCACCGGCTACGAGAAGATCCTCGACGCGGTGCGGCTCGCCTCGGCGCGGAGCACCGGGTGA
- the pucL gene encoding factor-independent urate hydroxylase: protein MTEYAITYGKTGVPVYRHEATPLAGLRALPESESRGRPNALFAARVTVEVFGDNFLPSYTAGDNSMVVATDSIKNLIIRETGSWTGATLESLLEHLGDHLLTGYPQMEAVLVSGREIRFDPAGPEGSLHARVEGDHATAELRLVRAGDGVAIDDLRCARMDMSLLKRTGSAFTAFVRDDYTTLPERRDRPLWVGLDVAWRYADPRDALGADPSRYVDAGQVRDVCAAVFEEFVSESIQHLVHEMGLRLLRRFPEVSEVSFEGRNLTRDPVVPGVYTDPFPAHGTITLTMRR, encoded by the coding sequence ATGACCGAGTACGCGATCACCTACGGAAAGACCGGGGTCCCCGTGTACCGGCACGAGGCGACCCCCCTCGCGGGCCTGCGGGCGCTGCCCGAATCGGAGTCGCGGGGCCGCCCGAACGCCCTGTTCGCCGCCCGCGTCACCGTCGAGGTGTTCGGCGACAACTTCCTGCCGTCGTACACCGCGGGCGACAACTCGATGGTCGTCGCGACCGACAGCATCAAGAACCTGATCATCCGCGAGACGGGTTCGTGGACGGGCGCGACGCTGGAGAGCCTGCTCGAGCACCTCGGCGACCACCTCCTCACCGGGTACCCGCAGATGGAGGCGGTGCTGGTCTCCGGCCGGGAGATCCGCTTCGACCCCGCCGGGCCGGAGGGGTCGCTGCACGCGCGGGTGGAGGGCGACCACGCCACCGCCGAGCTGCGCCTGGTGCGCGCCGGCGACGGGGTCGCGATCGACGACCTGCGGTGCGCGCGGATGGACATGTCGCTGCTGAAGCGCACCGGCAGCGCCTTCACGGCGTTCGTCCGCGACGACTACACGACGTTGCCGGAGCGCCGCGACCGCCCCCTCTGGGTCGGCCTCGACGTCGCGTGGCGGTACGCCGACCCCCGGGACGCGCTCGGCGCCGACCCCTCCCGGTACGTCGACGCCGGGCAGGTCCGCGACGTCTGCGCCGCGGTGTTCGAGGAGTTCGTCAGCGAGTCGATCCAGCACCTCGTCCACGAGATGGGGCTGCGCCTGCTGCGTCGCTTCCCGGAGGTCTCGGAGGTCTCCTTCGAGGGGCGCAACCTGACCCGCGACCCCGTCGTCCCCGGCGTCTACACCGACCCGTTCCCCGCCCACGGCACGATCACGCTGACGATGCGCCGGTGA
- a CDS encoding BMP family lipoprotein: MRARRWRVLAGVVAVVAALGMVVACGDDDDSGSGAGETTSTPTSDIKAGLVSDVGKFNDRSFNQSALEGLERAQSELGVEGRPIESAAAGDYIANLATLARDDYDLTVGVGFLMADAVSTVATQFPESNFAIVDFPNADLKGTPPNVRGLTFATNENSYLVGYLAAKMAELKTPGKAPVISAVGGLEIPTVTIFIAGYKAGALAANPDTKVLIDYSQDFVAQAKCKERALDQISKGSQVVFQVAGGCGLGALWAAEDEGVWGVGVDRDQSDLGPHILTSAVKRVDTSVFDTIQAVQDGTFKGGEDATFNLANDGVALGTTSDEVPQELLDELDALKQQIIDGEVTVPDEL, from the coding sequence ATGAGAGCACGACGCTGGAGGGTCCTCGCCGGGGTGGTCGCCGTCGTGGCGGCGCTCGGCATGGTGGTCGCCTGCGGAGACGACGACGATTCGGGGTCGGGGGCCGGTGAGACGACGTCGACGCCGACGTCGGACATCAAGGCCGGCCTCGTCAGCGACGTCGGCAAGTTCAACGACCGTTCGTTCAACCAGTCGGCCCTCGAGGGCCTGGAGCGGGCGCAGTCGGAGCTGGGCGTCGAGGGTCGTCCGATCGAGTCCGCGGCGGCCGGCGACTACATCGCGAACCTCGCGACGCTCGCGCGCGACGACTACGACCTGACCGTCGGCGTCGGCTTCCTGATGGCGGATGCGGTCAGCACCGTCGCGACGCAGTTCCCCGAGAGCAACTTCGCGATCGTGGACTTCCCGAACGCCGACCTGAAGGGCACGCCGCCGAACGTCCGCGGCCTCACCTTCGCCACCAACGAGAACAGCTACCTCGTGGGCTACCTCGCGGCCAAGATGGCCGAGCTGAAGACGCCGGGCAAGGCCCCCGTCATCAGCGCGGTCGGCGGTCTCGAGATCCCGACCGTCACGATCTTCATCGCGGGCTACAAGGCCGGTGCGCTCGCCGCGAACCCGGACACGAAGGTCCTGATCGACTACTCCCAGGACTTCGTCGCCCAGGCGAAGTGCAAGGAGCGCGCCCTCGACCAGATCTCGAAGGGCTCGCAGGTCGTCTTCCAGGTGGCCGGCGGCTGCGGCCTCGGCGCCCTGTGGGCGGCCGAGGACGAGGGTGTCTGGGGCGTCGGCGTCGATCGCGACCAGTCCGACCTCGGCCCGCACATCCTGACCAGCGCCGTGAAGCGGGTCGACACCTCGGTGTTCGACACGATCCAGGCCGTCCAGGACGGGACCTTCAAGGGTGGCGAGGACGCGACGTTCAACCTCGCCAACGACGGCGTCGCCCTCGGCACCACCAGCGACGAGGTGCCGCAGGAGCTGCTCGACGAGCTCGACGCGCTCAAGCAGCAGATCATCGACGGCGAGGTCACGGTCCCGGACGAGCTCTAG
- the uraH gene encoding hydroxyisourate hydrolase — MSGRITTHVLDTARGAPAAGIPVALRRDGAVVATAVTNADGRTDAPLHEGLEPGAYEITFSVGAYLAGEGFLDEVPVRFRVDDPSAHHHVPLLLSPWSYTTYRGS, encoded by the coding sequence GTGAGCGGCCGCATCACCACCCACGTGCTCGACACGGCCCGCGGGGCGCCGGCGGCCGGGATCCCGGTGGCGCTCCGCCGCGACGGGGCGGTCGTGGCGACCGCCGTGACGAATGCGGACGGCCGCACCGACGCCCCCCTCCACGAGGGGCTCGAGCCCGGCGCCTACGAGATCACGTTCTCGGTGGGGGCGTACCTCGCGGGCGAGGGCTTCCTCGACGAGGTGCCGGTGCGCTTCCGCGTCGACGACCCCTCCGCCCACCACCACGTGCCCCTCCTGCTCAGCCCGTGGTCGTACACCACCTACCGGGGGTCCTGA
- a CDS encoding cytidine deaminase, with protein sequence MTPDWEALREAARAMTDRAYAPYSGVLVGAAGLTDDGRVVRGCNVENACYGLGLCAECGLVSDLRASGGGRLVAVAVVAGDGRPLAPCGRCRQLLFEHGGPGLLLDGDDGPVTLGDLLPGAFGPDDLGTRSGR encoded by the coding sequence GTGACCCCCGACTGGGAGGCCTTGCGGGAGGCGGCCCGCGCCATGACCGACCGGGCGTACGCGCCGTACTCGGGGGTGCTCGTCGGCGCCGCCGGGCTCACCGACGACGGGCGCGTCGTGCGCGGGTGCAACGTCGAGAACGCCTGCTACGGCCTCGGCCTCTGCGCCGAGTGCGGGCTCGTCAGCGACCTCCGCGCGAGCGGCGGCGGGCGCCTCGTCGCCGTCGCGGTCGTGGCCGGCGACGGCCGCCCACTCGCGCCGTGCGGGCGCTGCCGCCAGCTCCTCTTCGAGCACGGGGGCCCCGGCCTGCTGCTCGACGGCGACGACGGGCCGGTCACGCTCGGCGACCTGTTGCCCGGCGCGTTCGGCCCCGACGACCTCGGGACGCGATCCGGCCGATGA
- a CDS encoding ABC transporter ATP-binding protein, whose translation MDRPIAPHAPPAPRAPGETVLELRHITKRYPGVVASDDVSFDLRRGEVHALLGENGAGKSTLMNILFGLTTPDEGEIRVRGEVVAIRSPSDAIALGIGMVHQHFMLVPVMSVAENIVLAVEPHRGPLLDTPQAEGRVKAISDRFGLAVIPDALVQDITVGMQQRVEILKALYRGADILILDEPTAVLTPQEATELVGILRSLTAQGTSVIFITHKLNEVLDIADRVTVLRRGKYIATEATAGATEQSLARFMVGRDVVLSIEKAPSAPAQARLQVRDLVVHDDRGLEAVRGLSLDVRAGEIVGIAGVDGNGQAELIDAITGLRAPTSGTVTADGRDITGATPHAVLEAGVGHIPTDRQHRGLVMDFTLAENMALHDFDKPPSSRHGWLFPRRMEQEAAPLLTEFDVRGGGVKAHATSLSGGNQQKVIIAREVSRDPAVLVASQPTRGLDVGAIEYVHKRLVAERDEGRAILLVSLELEEVLSLADRILVIYEGRIVAEFAPGVDRETLGGAMLGGRTPMPS comes from the coding sequence GTGGACCGGCCCATCGCCCCGCACGCTCCCCCGGCGCCACGCGCGCCGGGGGAGACGGTGCTGGAACTGCGCCACATCACCAAGAGGTACCCGGGGGTCGTCGCGTCCGACGACGTCTCGTTCGACCTGAGGCGGGGCGAGGTCCACGCCCTGCTCGGCGAGAACGGGGCGGGCAAGTCCACCCTGATGAACATCCTGTTCGGCCTCACCACCCCGGACGAGGGCGAGATCCGGGTGCGGGGCGAGGTCGTCGCGATCCGCTCCCCGAGCGACGCGATCGCCCTCGGCATCGGCATGGTCCACCAGCACTTCATGCTGGTCCCGGTCATGAGCGTCGCCGAGAACATCGTGCTCGCCGTCGAGCCGCACCGCGGCCCCCTGCTCGACACCCCGCAGGCCGAGGGCCGGGTGAAGGCCATCTCCGACCGGTTCGGCCTGGCCGTCATCCCCGACGCGCTGGTGCAGGACATCACCGTCGGGATGCAGCAGCGGGTCGAGATCCTGAAGGCGCTCTACCGCGGCGCCGACATCCTGATCCTCGACGAGCCGACGGCGGTGCTGACGCCGCAGGAGGCCACCGAGCTGGTGGGCATCCTGCGCAGCCTCACCGCCCAGGGCACGTCGGTCATCTTCATCACCCACAAGCTCAACGAGGTCCTCGACATCGCGGACCGCGTCACGGTCCTGCGGCGCGGGAAGTACATCGCGACGGAGGCGACGGCCGGCGCGACCGAGCAGAGCCTCGCGCGCTTCATGGTCGGCCGCGACGTCGTGCTCTCCATCGAGAAGGCCCCGTCGGCGCCGGCGCAGGCCCGCCTCCAGGTGCGCGACCTGGTGGTCCACGACGACCGCGGCCTCGAGGCGGTGCGCGGCCTGTCCCTCGACGTCCGGGCCGGCGAGATCGTCGGCATCGCCGGCGTCGACGGCAACGGCCAGGCGGAGCTGATCGACGCGATCACCGGCCTGCGGGCGCCGACGTCGGGGACGGTGACCGCCGACGGCCGCGACATCACCGGCGCCACGCCGCACGCCGTGCTCGAGGCGGGTGTCGGGCACATCCCGACCGACCGCCAGCACCGCGGCCTGGTCATGGACTTCACCCTCGCCGAGAACATGGCGCTGCACGACTTCGACAAGCCGCCGTCGTCGCGCCACGGCTGGCTGTTCCCGCGCCGCATGGAGCAGGAGGCCGCGCCGCTCCTCACCGAGTTCGACGTGCGCGGCGGCGGCGTCAAGGCGCACGCCACGTCCCTGTCGGGCGGCAACCAGCAGAAGGTGATCATCGCCCGCGAGGTCTCCCGCGACCCCGCCGTGCTCGTCGCCTCGCAGCCGACCCGCGGCCTCGACGTCGGCGCCATCGAGTACGTCCACAAACGCCTCGTCGCCGAGCGCGACGAGGGTCGCGCCATCCTGCTCGTCTCGCTGGAGCTCGAGGAGGTCCTGTCGCTCGCCGACCGGATCCTCGTGATCTACGAGGGCCGTATCGTCGCCGAGTTCGCGCCCGGCGTGGACCGCGAGACGCTCGGCGGCGCGATGCTCGGCGGCCGGACGCCGATGCCGTCGTGA
- a CDS encoding thymidine phosphorylase, giving the protein MRTHSAVDVIRAKRDGHELRDDQIHWFLSAYTAGEVADEQASALLMAIFHHGLGPRELATWTDAMIRSGERLDLSAVPFPTVDKHSTGGVGDKISLPLCPLVAACGAAVPQLSGRGLGHTGGTLDKLESIAGFRTALTNEEFVGQLAEIGAAICAASGDLAPADRKLYALRDVTGTVESIPLIASSIMSKKIAEGTDALVLDVKTGEGAFMRDLDDARTLARTMVGIGEANGVRTTALITGMDAPLGLTAGNALEVRESLEVLEGGGPPDVVEVTLALAGEMLALAGIDADPAAALADGRAMDRWRRMVRAQGGDPDAPLPVAPLVEEVRADADGVVAAVAAMPVGVAAWRLGAGRARKEDPVSAGAGVVLRVAPGDTVSRGQVLAELHADDAAHMAAGAEAFAGAVRIGAVAPTPGPRVRERIAAR; this is encoded by the coding sequence ATGAGAACCCACTCCGCCGTCGACGTCATCCGCGCGAAACGCGACGGGCACGAGCTGCGGGACGACCAGATCCACTGGTTCCTCTCCGCGTACACGGCCGGCGAGGTCGCCGACGAGCAGGCGTCGGCGCTGCTGATGGCGATCTTCCACCACGGCCTCGGGCCGCGGGAGCTCGCCACCTGGACCGACGCGATGATCCGCTCCGGCGAGCGCCTCGACCTCTCCGCCGTCCCCTTCCCGACGGTCGACAAGCACTCGACCGGCGGGGTCGGCGACAAGATCTCCCTGCCCCTCTGCCCGCTCGTCGCCGCCTGCGGCGCCGCCGTCCCGCAGCTCTCCGGCCGTGGCCTCGGCCACACCGGCGGCACCCTCGACAAGCTCGAGTCGATCGCCGGTTTCCGCACGGCCCTCACCAACGAGGAGTTCGTCGGGCAGCTCGCCGAGATCGGCGCCGCCATCTGCGCGGCGAGCGGCGACCTGGCGCCCGCCGACCGCAAGCTCTACGCCCTCCGGGACGTGACCGGCACCGTCGAGTCGATCCCGCTGATCGCGAGCTCGATCATGTCCAAGAAGATCGCGGAGGGCACCGACGCCCTCGTGCTGGACGTCAAGACGGGGGAGGGCGCGTTCATGCGCGACCTCGACGACGCGCGGACGCTCGCCCGCACGATGGTGGGCATCGGCGAGGCCAACGGCGTCCGCACGACGGCCCTCATCACCGGCATGGACGCGCCCCTCGGCCTCACCGCCGGCAACGCCCTCGAGGTGCGGGAGTCGCTCGAGGTGCTGGAGGGCGGCGGCCCGCCGGACGTCGTCGAGGTGACCCTCGCGCTGGCGGGCGAGATGCTCGCCCTCGCCGGCATCGACGCCGACCCGGCGGCGGCCCTCGCCGACGGCCGGGCCATGGACCGGTGGCGGCGGATGGTCCGGGCGCAGGGCGGCGACCCCGATGCGCCCCTCCCGGTGGCGCCGCTCGTCGAGGAGGTCCGGGCCGACGCGGACGGCGTCGTCGCGGCGGTCGCCGCGATGCCGGTCGGGGTCGCCGCGTGGCGGCTCGGCGCCGGCCGCGCGCGCAAGGAGGACCCCGTGAGCGCCGGCGCCGGCGTCGTGCTGCGGGTCGCCCCGGGCGACACCGTGTCCCGGGGTCAGGTTCTCGCGGAACTCCACGCGGACGACGCGGCGCACATGGCGGCCGGCGCCGAGGCCTTCGCCGGGGCCGTCCGCATCGGCGCCGTCGCCCCCACGCCGGGGCCGCGCGTGCGGGAGCGCATCGCGGCGCGCTGA
- a CDS encoding HAD family hydrolase, translating to MGIEVIGVDADDTLWHSEGHFAVTEQRYVELLEPWVDGDDVHQALLATERRNLAVFGYGVKGFTLSMIETALTLTGNRVGGEQIERIIEMGKELMSHPVELLDGVADALGELGDGHRLVLITKGDLFHQESKVAASGVAELFEAVEVVAEKDPATYARVLTRLGSRPARFCMIGNSVKSDIAPVLELGGAGVHVPYHVTWEFERAEVDESHPRLARVREIREAPAAVAALSGTAT from the coding sequence ATGGGCATCGAGGTCATCGGCGTCGACGCGGACGACACCCTCTGGCACAGCGAGGGGCACTTCGCGGTGACCGAGCAGCGCTACGTCGAGCTGCTGGAGCCGTGGGTCGACGGGGACGACGTCCACCAGGCCCTCCTCGCGACGGAGCGGCGCAACCTCGCGGTCTTCGGGTACGGCGTGAAGGGCTTCACGCTGTCGATGATCGAGACCGCACTCACCCTCACCGGCAACCGCGTCGGCGGTGAGCAGATCGAGCGCATCATCGAGATGGGCAAGGAGCTGATGAGCCACCCCGTCGAGCTGCTCGACGGGGTCGCCGACGCCCTCGGCGAGCTCGGCGACGGCCACCGCCTCGTGCTCATCACCAAGGGCGACCTCTTCCACCAGGAGTCGAAGGTCGCCGCCTCCGGCGTCGCGGAGCTGTTCGAGGCGGTCGAGGTCGTCGCCGAGAAGGACCCCGCCACCTACGCGCGGGTGCTGACCCGCCTCGGGTCGCGGCCCGCGCGGTTCTGCATGATCGGCAACTCCGTGAAGTCGGACATCGCCCCGGTGCTGGAGCTGGGCGGCGCCGGGGTCCACGTGCCGTACCACGTCACCTGGGAGTTCGAGCGGGCCGAGGTCGACGAGTCGCACCCGCGCCTCGCCCGGGTCCGCGAGATCCGCGAGGCGCCCGCCGCGGTGGCGGCGCTGTCCGGGACGGCGACGTGA